Proteins encoded in a region of the Rutidosis leptorrhynchoides isolate AG116_Rl617_1_P2 chromosome 9, CSIRO_AGI_Rlap_v1, whole genome shotgun sequence genome:
- the LOC139867067 gene encoding uncharacterized protein, which yields MYIRGEAYDFPSRVFTRVDPNNYHADELVLSYLKKLILKRVNVTKENFHNFLKNSPNLEMISINNPVYLDHIIIGGRGQCRNLKYFEIVDTCNNVKSIYLSDLDLVSFTFKGYTTYTIDLRLALLTKLKEFEVDIDGGLLNINNVYSQIFSCALSPESLSIAVKNPQGSLILESVSMLPNLKKLRLAVGGSGYDCLLFVASIMNSCPKL from the exons ATGTATATTCGTGGTGAAGCTTATGATTTCCCATCAAGAGTGTTTACAAGAGTAGATCCAAACAATTATCATGCGGATGAGTTGGTGCTAAGCTATCTAAAAAAACTTATACTGAAAAGGGTGAATGTGACGAAAGAAAATTTTCACAACTTTTTAAAGAACTCTCCAAATCTTGAGATGATATCTATTAATAACCCAGTGTATCTGGATCATATTATCATCGGTGGACGTGGACAATGTCGTAACTTAAAATACTTTGAAATAGTGGATACTTGTAATAATGTTAAATCCATCTATTTATCTGATTTGGACCTTgtatcgttcaccttcaaaggttacACAACTTACACTATAGATTTACGTCTTGCTCTTCTTACAAAACTGAAGGAGTTTGAGGTTGACATTGATGGGGGTTTGTTGAATATTAATAATGTGTATAGCCAGATATTCTCCTGCGCTTTGTCCCCGGAGTCTCTTTCCATAGCTGTAAAAAATCCTCAG GGATCCTTAATACTTGAATCTGTTTCCATGTTACCAAATCTGAAGAAATTAAGATTGGCAGTTGGTGGTAGCGGCTATGATTGTCTTCTATTTGTGGCTTCCATAATGAATTCATGCCCCAAATTATAG
- the LOC139867059 gene encoding uncharacterized protein isoform X1, with product MYIRDETYDFPSRLITRVNPRCNLGDVLVLSYLKKLILKRVNVTKEIFQNFLKNSPNLEMISIHDPFYLDHIIINGQCRNLKYFEIVDTCKDVKSIYLSNLDLVSFTFKGYNIDLRLAHLPKLKEVDLDMVRLNINNAFRQILFCALSMESLSMNVKKPEGRELSVFIKSVSMLSNMKKLRLAVGGSGYDCLLFLTSIMNACPNLETFSIKPCWTSPIITKKARVATNPHKNLKLVEIVEYKGRKCDFELAAYIIQTAVALKEVVISVSRDCLKKKAAESCTKLIESIKAQGVELVIV from the exons ATGTATATTCGCGATGAAACTTATGATTTCCCATCAAGATTAATTACAAGAGTAAATCCAAGATGTAATCTTGGGGATGTGTTGGTGCTGAGCTATCTAAAAAAACTTATACTGAAAAGGGTGAATGtgacgaaagaaatttttcagaaCTTTTTAAAGAACTCTCCAAATCTTGAGATGATATCTATCCATGACCCATTCTACCTGGATCATATTATCATCAATGGACAATGCCGTAACTTAAAATACTTTGAAATAGTGGATACTTGTAAAGATGTTAAGTCCATCTATTTGTCTAATTTGGACCTTgtatcgttcaccttcaaaggttacAATATAGATTTACGTCTTGCTCATCTTCCGAAACTGAAGGAAGTTGACCTTGATATGGTTCGGTTGAATATTAATAATGCATTCCGCCAGATATTGTTTTGCGCTTTGTCCATGGAGTCTCTTTCCATGAATGTAAAAAAACCCGAG GGCCGAGAGTTATCAGTATTTATCAAATCTGTTTCCATGTTATCAAATATGAAGAAATTAAGACTGGCCGTTGGTGGCAGCGGCTATGATTGTCTTCTATTTTTGACTTCCATAATGAATGCATGCCCAAATTTAGAGACTTTTTCTATTAAG CCATGTTGGACTTCACCAATTATAACTAAGAAAGCAAGGGTTGCTACTAATCCCCATAAAAACCTCAAACTTGTTGAAATAGTGGAATATAAGGGTCGGAAATGTGATTTTGAACTAGCTGCATACATCATACAAACTGCTGTTGCACTGAAGGAAGTTGTAATTTCAGTTTCAAGGGATTGTTTGAAGAAGAAAGCTGCTGAATCTTGTACTAAGCTTATCGAATCAATAAAGGCTCAAGGTGTGGAGTTGGTCATAGTCTAA
- the LOC139867059 gene encoding uncharacterized protein isoform X2 produces MVFFCYPSYSGYNIDLRLAHLPKLKEVDLDMVRLNINNAFRQILFCALSMESLSMNVKKPEGRELSVFIKSVSMLSNMKKLRLAVGGSGYDCLLFLTSIMNACPNLETFSIKPCWTSPIITKKARVATNPHKNLKLVEIVEYKGRKCDFELAAYIIQTAVALKEVVISVSRDCLKKKAAESCTKLIESIKAQGVELVIV; encoded by the exons ATGGTGTTCTTCTGCTACCCTTCATATTCAG gttacAATATAGATTTACGTCTTGCTCATCTTCCGAAACTGAAGGAAGTTGACCTTGATATGGTTCGGTTGAATATTAATAATGCATTCCGCCAGATATTGTTTTGCGCTTTGTCCATGGAGTCTCTTTCCATGAATGTAAAAAAACCCGAG GGCCGAGAGTTATCAGTATTTATCAAATCTGTTTCCATGTTATCAAATATGAAGAAATTAAGACTGGCCGTTGGTGGCAGCGGCTATGATTGTCTTCTATTTTTGACTTCCATAATGAATGCATGCCCAAATTTAGAGACTTTTTCTATTAAG CCATGTTGGACTTCACCAATTATAACTAAGAAAGCAAGGGTTGCTACTAATCCCCATAAAAACCTCAAACTTGTTGAAATAGTGGAATATAAGGGTCGGAAATGTGATTTTGAACTAGCTGCATACATCATACAAACTGCTGTTGCACTGAAGGAAGTTGTAATTTCAGTTTCAAGGGATTGTTTGAAGAAGAAAGCTGCTGAATCTTGTACTAAGCTTATCGAATCAATAAAGGCTCAAGGTGTGGAGTTGGTCATAGTCTAA